From Lolium perenne isolate Kyuss_39 chromosome 5, Kyuss_2.0, whole genome shotgun sequence, a single genomic window includes:
- the LOC127304902 gene encoding uncharacterized protein: protein MTRSTSVPTPPPVEEPRSGAAIDVLHGDDLRDILRRLSLADLLRAALACHRWLRVAARCLPRAPPLLGHFFHPVNISSPMPIKPKPVHYDAVFAPVGLDASSPRLSLDFAPEASRFELHDCYQGLLLLEPAGSLPRMILPRLLVLDPATQRRALLPPPPRDTVPDDHRWRGSRCYVGSALLSRAHPSKLCFEAVCFAIDGGHPRAWVASVDNGECRWRALPRDEDVVVDFHPWWFESRCVHAAGKMYWHICSSGRVLALDPATLRFSYLLAPSALGDEFFKYRVGETPDDGRLCMATVEEQVMQLWVRGETRCSDNGWYLEKEMNLHKVYDAVPGLPRDVVSRVKSIYLSDIDAGHTGRLFIQMLGYGRYSFDLNTGDLSRLPTDGVKEYGHPIYAYFLAWPPAAFLAPEQRLPGR, encoded by the coding sequence ATGACCCGGTCCACCTCGGTCCCGACGCCACCGCCGGTGGAGGAGCCACGGTCGGGGGCGGCGATCGATGTCCTCCATGGGGACGACCTCCGCGACATCCTCCGCCGCCTCTCCCTCGCCGACCTCCTCCGCGCCGCCCTAGCCTGCCACCGCTGGCTCCGCGTTGCCGCGCGTTGCCTGCCCCGCGCCCCTCCGCTCCTCGGCCACTTCTTCCACCCCGTCAACATCTCTTCCCCGATGCCCATCAAACCCAAGCCAGTCCACTACGACGCCGTCTTCGCCCCCGTCGGCCTCGACGCCTCCTCCCCGCGGCTCTCCCTCGACTTCGCACCGGAGGCCTCCCGCTTCGAACTCCACGACTGCTACCAAGGCCTCCTGCTTCTCGAGCCGGCCGGATCGCTCCCCAGGATGATCCTACcccgcctcctcgtcctcgaccCGGCCACCCAGCGCCGCGCCcttctcccgccgccgccgcgcgacaCGGTGCCCGACGACCACCGCTGGCGCGGCTCCAGGTGCTACGTCGGCTCCGCGCTGCTCTCCCGCGCCCACCCGAGCAAGCTCTGCTTCGAGGCCGTCTGCTTCGCCATCGACGGCGGGCACCCGCGCGCCTGGGTCGCGTCCGTCGACAACGGCGAGTGCCGCTGGCGCGCGCTCCCGCGGGACGAGGACGTCGTGGTCGATTTCCATCCGTGGTGGTTCGAGAGCCGCTGCGTGCACGCCGCCGGGAAGATGTACTGGCACATCTGCAGCTCCGGCCGCGTGCTGGCGCTGGACCCCGCCACGCTGCGCTTCTCCTACCTGCTGGCGCCGTCCGCGCTGGGGGACGAGTTCTTCAAGTACCGCGTCGGGGAGACGCCGGATGACGGGCGGCTGTGCATGGCCACCGTCGAGGAGCAGGTGATGCAGCTCTGGGTGCGCGGCGAGACCAGGTGCAGCGACAATGGCTGGTATCTGGAGAAGGAGATGAATCTTCACAAGGTGTATGACGCGGTGCCGGGCCTGCCCAGGGACGTGGTCAGCAGGGTGAAGAGCATCTACCTCAGCGACATCGACGCGGGGCACACGGGGAGGCTCTTCATCCAGATGCTGGGATACGGGCGCTACTCATTCGATCTCAACACCGGCGACCTGAGCCGCCTGCCGACGGATGGTGTCAAGGAGTATGGCCACCCGATCTACGCCTACTTCCTCGCCTGGCCACCTGCGGCGTTCCTCGCTCCAGAGCAACGACTTCCCGGCCGTTGA
- the LOC127300434 gene encoding uncharacterized protein, protein MTRPSSTPSTTVPTPPPAEELHSGAAIDVLTGDDLRDIFRRLSLADLLRAALACHRWRRVAARCLPRAPPLLGYFFHPVSTAPPPPIEIEEPAPIHYDAVFAPLDASSPRLSLDFAPEASRFELYDCHQGLLLLQPTGSLPKSIIPRLLVLDPATRRSVLLPPPPRDTVPDDHRWRGSRYYAGSALLSRAHPSKLCFEAVCFAIDDGHPRAWVASVDSGECRWRALPRDEDVAVDFHPKWFEGRCVHAAGKMYWHICNSDRLLVLDPASLRFSYLLAPAELAEHYCTYRIGETPEDGRLCILAVANSSWLQLWVRGGEANKCSDNGWLVERDILHMRVVWEAVPGLPTDMAQRIFCVWPSDMDAGRTGKAFIRTFGYGRYSLHLDTGKIERLATTDGKEYGDPICAYFLAWPPAFLAPEYY, encoded by the coding sequence ATGACCCGGCCGTCTTCTACGCCGTCCACCACGGTGCCGACGCCACCGCCGGCGGAGGAgctacactcgggggcggcgatCGATGTCCTCACTGGGGACGACCTCCGCGACATCTTCCGCCGCCTCTCCCTCGCCGACCTCCTCCGCGCCGCCCTAGCCTGCCACCGCTGGCGCCGCGTCGCTGCGCGTTGTCTGCCCCGCGCCCCTCCCCTCCTCGGCTACTTCTTCCACCCCGTCAgcaccgctcccccgccgcccatcGAGATCGAGGAACCTGCGCCAATCCACTACGACGCCGTCTTCGCCCCCCTCGACGCGTCCTCGCCGCGCCTCTCCCTCGACTTCGCCCCGGAGGCCTCCCGCTTCGAGCTCTACGACTGCCACCAGGGCCTCCTGCTTCTGCAGCCGACCGGGTCGCTCCCCAAGTCCATCATCCcccgcctcctcgtcctcgaccCTGCCACCCGCCGCAGCGTGCTCCTCCCGCCACCACCGCGCGACACCGTCCCCGACGACCACCGCTGGCGCGGCTCCAGGTACTACGCCGGCTCCGCGCTGCTCTCCCGCGCGCACCCCAGCAAGCTCTGCTTCGAAGCCGTCTGCTTCGCCATCGACGACGGGCACCCGCGCGCTTGGGTCGCGTCTGTCGACAGCGGCGAGTGCCGCTGGCGTGCGCTCCCGCGGGACGAGGACGTCGCGGTCGATTTTCATCCCAAGTGGTTCGAGGGCCGCTGCGTGCACGCCGCCGGGAAGATGTACTGGCACATCTGCAACTCCGATCGCCTGCTCGTGCTGGACCCTGCCTCGCTGCGCTTCTCCTACCTGCTGGCGCCGGCAGAGCTGGCGGAACACTACTGCACGTACCGCATCGGGGAGACGCCGGAGGACGGGCGGCTCTGCATCCTGGCCGTGGCGAACAGTTCGTGGCTGCAGCTCTGGGTGCGCGGCGGCGAGGCCAACAAGTGCAGCGACAACGGGTGGCTTGTCGAGAGGGATATCCTGCACATGCGCGTAGTGTGGGAGGCGGTTCCAGGCCTGCCCACGGACATGGCACAGAGGATCTTCTGCGTTTGGCCCAGCGACATGGACGCCGGCCGCACCGGCAAGGCCTTCATCAGGACCTTTGGATACGGCCGCTACTCGTTACATCTGGACACCGGCAAGATCGAGCGCCTTGCAACGACGGATGGCAAGGAGTACGGGGACCCAATCTGCGCCTACTTCCTTGCGTGGCCGCCTGCGTTCCTCGCTCCGGAGTACTACTGA